The sequence GGTTGCTGTACTGACAACGCCGAGGTGGAGTCATTTTTCCATACATTGAAAGGCGAAATGTTCCAGGGAGCACGGTTCCGAGATCATTGGAAGTTGAGAGACGAACTGGCTAACTATATTGACCAGTTCTATAACCGTCGACGTTTACACTCGAGCTTGGGCTACCAAAGTCCACACCAGTTCGAGAGACTCGCGGCATAACAAACCAGTGTCCACTTTATCGGGTCAGGATCACGCCTACGGCGCCGGACGCAGCAAAGCTGCGCCGGTTATTGAGGCGTTAAGTGACCCATGAAAATTAGAATCGAAGAGTTTTTAAAATCCGGTAGATTTGGCCCATTAGAGTTGGGTACATCAAAAGATTTGGCTATTGCCTCTCTCGGTGAACCAGATTGTGATGCTGACTTAGGGAAAACCGGTAGCATCCTTTTATATGGATGGTATGAGCTTTTTTTCAATCGTGAGAATCAGCTGCACTCTATACAGAATGACAACTATGATCCATCTCGTAAAGAATCTTACTTATTTAAGAATGAGAAGATTGAGATAGATCCTTGGTTTCTGAATGAGGCCTTGAACCAGTGTATAGGCGACATATCAAGAGCTCTGGAAGAAAAAGGTATGGAATATGAAGTGATTGACTACTATGGTCGCGATGCGATCAAGCTAAAAAGTGGTGTAGTGATTGACTTTGATGAAGAGGAAAATGATTGTGGCATTAAGGCCCTTACAGGCATCGTGTTATGGCCATAAATCCATACTTAACAATCACAGGCAAGCGACGCCAAAAAGCGGCGCGCCTGTTGTAAGCGTTGATATGATTCCCCCTGTCAATAGGCACAGACTTGTCCATGCCGGGCCCCAAAAGGCCGGCTTGGACACCCTGGTGAGAGACCTTTGGCAAGTCAATGTTCGGCGGTTGACCTTGCTGATATTCGCGGGTTTGGTTATCCGCATTACTTGTTTGCGCCGCTGGAGCCTTGCCTCATTCTATGTGCGCGCATGTAAACGCCTAACGCCGTCGAGGGTTGCTCTCACCGCTGCCGCCGGTCTGCATCACCAGGATGGTTTTCCAGATTATCAGCCTATGTGGACACGTCGCTCCGGTTCAAAACGCTGAGCGATGTCCCACAGGTAGCCCGTGAGCTCTCTGGCCACGGCGGTGACCACTTTGTTGTACTCCTTGCCTCGTGCTTGCAACCGCCGGAAGCGGGCACACAAGCGCAGTTGTACCTCCCAGGAGCGTTGTTGCAGCTTGTGTGAGTGGTACTGCTGACGTATCTGCATTTCTCGGGAGACTTTGGGGCTAAAGCGATAGGCCCAGGCGGCTTCAATGAGGATGCGCCGAGCGTGGGTATTGCCACATTTGGTGATGTTCCCGCGCCTTTCCCTAGAACCACTTGAACGTTCACTGGGGGTTAGCCCTACGAAGTTCATGAGCTGCCTGGGGTTGGTGAAACGCCGCAGGTCGCCAAGTTCCGCCATCAGGGTGATGGCCGACAGGAAGCGGATGCCTCGCAGCGCCGTGAGTTGCTGTACCAAGGGGTACCAGCGCCAGGATTCGGCCAGGGTCTCCATTTCGAGTTCGAGGCGTTGCAGGCGCTCGTAACGCTCGGTGACGGTGTGAATATAGTCCTGAAAGGTTATCTTCTGTGCTGGTTCGGAGAAGTGGATGTCAGCCAAGTGGCGCTTATAGGCGTCGGTCCAGTTTTGTCGACCACTGCAAGGGTGGCCATTGCGCAGTAGAAACGATTTGAGCCGCTGACGAGCCTGGCGGAGGTCAAGCATGGCATCCTCGCGACAGCGAATGAGATCGCGAATGGCCTCGTCTCTGGCGTCGGGTATGTATATGGGGGCAATGTCTCCCGAACGAGCCAGGCGTGCCAAGGTGCACGCGTCGCGTTTGTCGGTCTTCACTTTATCGCCAGGAGCTCTTGGGATGAGAGCAGGTGCAATGACCCAGCAGTCGATATCGCGCTTATTGAGATGGCGGTAGAGCCAGAAGCCGCAAGGGCCGGCTTCATAGACAACACAGAGTTTATTGGCCTTGGTCGCCTGCTGTTTCAGCAGCTTGTCGAAGGCCCTAATGTTGGTGGGAACGGTGCCGTAGTAGCGAACGGTGTCACCCATCGAATCGTAAATCAAAGCGACATCAGTGGTTTCCTTGTGCACATCCAGTCCGACGAAAAGTGTGTTAGCTTTAATCATGTCGACCTCCTGTTGTGTTTGATTGCGTGATACAACAAACAGTGTGGCTCTGGTTTTACTAACCCACGATAAAACGCAGGAGGTCGACCTTTGCACAGGGAATCATGATGTCTAGGTGCATGGAGGTAGCATTGAATAAATTTATAACACTCGTATTTATACTCTTAATTCAAGGTTGTGTGCAAAAAAGTGATACTGAATTATCTCAGTTGATTGTTGGCACATGGTCATATAACTATGATTCTGGCTCTTATGGTTTCATTGAGTACACCGATAACGGCGATAAGTGCGAGATGAATTTTTCTTTTGGTGAAAGCGGCAATTTGTCAATAAACTTGTATTGGAATAAATGGCAAGTTGAAGATTCCATAATTAAGTCTAAAGTGCATGCTAGTACTGTATCCGTCATGGAAAAAGGTTATGTGATTCACGACAAAGTTATAGAGATCAACAGTAATGTACTTACCGTAGACATGATTGTTCCTGAGGGTAATTTCAAAACAGAGTATCACCAAAAAAGTAAATATTCTGAAAGCGGAAAAGTATGTTCAATCGTTAAAATGCACCTAAAAAGAGCTTTGAGGTAGGATTGAAGTTGGCCCGCTTTAGTGGACGCCGATATCGTTAGGTTGAGATCATAAGTTTCCTGTTTGTAGTACATTGGATATAAGGTGTTTGGCTTAGAATGAAGCAAAGAACTATCATATGTTTTAGTCAGTTCATTAGTCTTTCAAGGGGATATGATGAAACAATCAACATTTTATAGGCTAATGATTCTGGTATTCTGTTCTACCAGTTTCTATCTAAACTATATGACCGGTGACGTGATTTACAGGAGTGACTTAGTCAGTGCAATGGGTTGGCACGGATATGACTCACAAATTCCACATTGGCTAAAGCTGTCAGTGGTAGGTCCTTTACAAATATCCGCTATGTTTATGCTCATATTTAATGTGGTCGCTAAGTATCTATTCTCACTGCTAAGTGCTGCCTTGCTGATGATTACTATTTTTGATGGGGTAGCCTCTTATACTGCAGTGGAAGTTTTCATTGTGCAATTGAATTATCTATCAATGGGCGTTGTTTTAACGTTATCATTTACATCGTTGAGTCAGTATTTTAAGTTAAAGTTATGGTGATAAACGACTAATATTTCAGGTGAGTTAATTCGTTCTAAAAAGAAATTTGCCTCAAATGTGTTTTCTTATCTTCGTGGTGCGAAAATGAAGAAGGTGCTTCGATTAATAATTGCAGTAATGTTTGTTTTGTTTGCTGCCTACAAATTGAATTTTTTCATTCTTCCAAGTGTTACAGTTATCAATGGCTCTGAAGTGATTATCAAACAAGCGACGGTCACTCTGCCAAGCAGCAACTTGAACTTTGGACTAATCGATGGCGCAATGGAAAATACCATACATTATTCACTCGAACAGTCCGATGGCGTTTACCGGTACCAATTCGACTTATTGAATGATGAACGAATCGCCGGTGAGTGTGGTTATGTGACCAGCAATGAAGTGCACAAACGTGTAAGGATTGAACTTCACGCTGACCACAGGGTGCGTTGTACGCGATAATCCATAACGTGTGTTTGCAGTGGAGTTCCAATTCTAATACTGCTGGCCTGTCACATTCTATTTCTCTTAATATAGCTTTAATTAACACACAGAACGACAAATAGAGGTGTGTATGTCGTTTTTGTTTCGAACCGTCATGGCTGCCTGGAATCGTACTAAGGTGGAAGGCGAGTACTTTGATCCTATTTGTAAGAGATGTGGCTATAAGATCTCGTATAGCAAGGGGGATGTTGAGTGCATGAGGTGTACAGGAAAGTCAAATGAAGAGGTGTTGCTTCTTCAGGCTCAAAGGCAGAATGAAAAGGCAGATTTGAAATCGCTAGGTAAGATCATGATAGTTATGTGTTTTATTATAGTGATATCATTGGCCTTGCTCGGGTTGTGAGAGGATCTCGAAGGGCTACTTAGATATGTCAGACTTTATAATTTTTATCGCTGTGTCGATTGTATCCTTCGTTGTAGCCATCGACGTGATGTGCAGGATACAGACCGCTCTCCTTAAATCGGCTAAAACAAAAGCTAAGGTAATCGTGTTTTATGGGATGCCGGTTGTTATTTGCATTGCTCTGGGAATCTGGGTAATGAGCCTGCAAAGATTTACCGCTGAACTAAGTGTGTCTGGTTTCTACGAATTTTTGCTAATGTCGGTATCGGCTTTCTCTGTCGTCGCATCTATGTTCTATACGAGTGATCGACGTTATCCGGGCCTGTCGACCCAAGCAAACACCTGGACAGAAGACAATGGTCACTGAGTATTGATTCAGATGATAAAGGTAAATATCAACAAGTTGGTAAAATGCTCTTTACTGTTTGGGGTGACTTTAACGTTATTGGTGGGGTGCGCCGAGCAATTTGTCCTGAAAGAAGGGGAGCTCCCGGGTTTCTTTACCGGTCTAACTCAGGGATTTTTCATTGTTATCGCTTTTATAGCTAGTTTGTTTTCCGACATCCAGATCTACACATACCCCAATGAGGGTGGCTGGTACGACTTTGGCTATGTCATCGGAGTAATTACTGTGGTCGCCGCGGGAACGTCCAAGTCTTGATAGCATTAAGACGGCGTACAACATGAGCAAGACTCATTATAAAAATAGAGGTGTAGATTGGAACAAGTATTGGAAACCCTTAGAGCTCGTGAATACGACGCTGAGGAGAAGGATGGAAAAGTCTTGGTTAAACTTGGTTTTCCGTGCATCCGTGTGAGTGTTTCATATGATTATGCTTTTGCCGGTTTTGTGGTAAGCCCTAAGCCGGCGAGGGGAGTGATAGCCGGAATAATGTTTGTGGCTTTAGGGCTTTAGGGCTTTGGGCGCTCTCTACGAGCTCAGTTTCCTTGGGAGTTCTTCAGGTGTGTAATGGGTTATTACTTCTCATGTCAGTTGTTCTCACCGAAGTAAAATCGATAGAAGTCAGGCGACTGGTGACTGACATTAATTTGGCAAGAAGACAAGCGCAGAACAAGCCCTAGTGGGAGCTTGAAAGGGCGATGTCAGTAAGTAAAAGGGAGAAGTCATATGGATATGACGTTTCGTTCGAAAATCGATACCTGGCTGCTGGTGGTTTTGCTAGTTGCCATAGCGGGCAGCCTGTATGGTGCTGCTGAGGCGGTTCGGATTGACTCCGGTTGGGTGATTGCCGGTGTGTTGATCATCACTGCAGGGTTGCTTGTCTGGTTGTTGGTATCAACCAAGTATGTGGTGAGCGATGAAATGCTCCGAGTTCAGGCTGGACCGTTTTCCTGGCAGATTAACATCGAGTCGATTCGCTCGGTTCGCGAGACTCGTAATCCGCTGTCCAGCCCGGCATTGTCCTTGGACAGATTGGAGATCAGCTATGGCGCAGGTCAAACGATCATGGTGTCCCCGACAGATAAAGAACGCTTTTTGAAGGCCATAGGTCAGAGCGGGGGCACGGGCTGAACTTGTCTAAAACACAAGAGATCGAACTGGGTTCGCTTTGAGTGAGTCAATCTATGGCATGCAATCCGCAGGACTGACTTAAATTTAACCCCAACCATTGGAGCAAAGGAATGAAGGGAATGGTGTTGGCCGGGCTTATGTTGCCCGGTATCTGTTGTGCGGAGATCGTGATTCAAGGGCAGGTGACCGATAAGTTAGGTGAGCCGGTCAGTAAATGTGATGTCTATTTCAATAAGAGCCGCTGGATTAGTGATGACTCCATCCACGTGCGTTGTGACGAAAAGGGGCGTTATGAAGCGCGCATTCCTGCAGGGTTGTACAACTCCATGTACGTCTGTGATGAGGACAAGTACGGCAAGATTGCGCTGGAGTTCTGGGGCTGGAACCTGAATCTCATGGAATCTCAGGAAATCGATGCTGCGTTCGATACCCTAGAGGTGTTCAGCCTGTCGGCTTGGTCCTCCAATGGTGGCTCAAACTCGATGTTTGCGTCGTTCAGGCCCATGAGTTTGGTGAAGCCCGGGTTCAGCATGAAAGAGATAAACGGTGAACAGGCTGCCGTTATCGACATTGCACCTGAACTCGACAGCAGTTCCATTCGAGGCTTTGTGGACGGTAAACCAGTCGAACTGCTGAGTTACAATTGGGCCTATGAGAAGCTGAACAACTGCAAGGGCTTCCCCGAGAAGATGGATACGCCCAACGGTTGTTACATGCCTATGGTGATCGCACAGTTTAAAAAGCCAAAACTCGGTGAAGGGCAGCACTTGCTGAAGGTGAGGCTGGTCGATGCTAAAACCCAGAACCTGGGCGAGGGCATTACCCACTTCTCCTCCAACAGTGCTGGCTTTGGCTTTTAGGAGACAGAGAAGCGTAATGAAGATTGAAGTGACCAGTGACCACAATGCCGAGCTGTTTGATGCCCTGGTGGATGGCGTGCGCCAGTTCAATGCCCAACATATGGGAGACGAGACCTCCAAGCCGCTGATGGTCTGTGCCAAAGACAAACAGGGTAGGGTGGTCGGCGGTGTGGCCGGGCGTACCATCTATCGCCAGTTTCTTATCGAGGTGCTGTGGGTATCTGAGTCGTGTCGCGGTACTGGACTGGGCCGCACCCTGATGGTTCAAGCGGAAGAGGAAGCGAGGCGTAGGGGCTGTATTGCTGCCCAGGTGGATACGCTTCAGTTTCAGGCTCCGGACTTTTACCAGAAGCTGGGGTTTGAGGTCATCGGTCAGGTGACCGATGTGCCGCCCAGTCCCGACCGGGTCTTTCTGTTTAAGCGCTACGTTTAGCTGCGGGCTAGAAACATTCTCTAGAGATACAAACAAAAAGGGCTGCCATTGGGCAGCCCTTTGTCGTTACTGGTTCAGCAGCGTTGCCGCTGGCGCCGGTGTGACCCGGTAGAAGTAACGTCTGAGCAACTCGGGCAGGCGCTCAAGAATGTGGGATTTCAGTGCCAGCTTGCTCTGCTTCAGATGCTCGGCCAGGGCGCGCTCATCGAAGGCGGCCAGGGCGGGCAGGGCCACAGGTGCAAAACTCAGGTGCCAGGGTTCAGGCTGCACGCCGCCCAGGTTCTTAGTGTAGGGGCGGAAGAAGCCAAAACGGGTCATGTGCTCATCCAGCCAGCGGTTCAGTTTGCCGTTGGGGGCTCGGCCACGATACTCCGCTGGCTCCAGCTTAAGCTCATCACGGGAGATGGCGCTGGCGTCGTAGAAGTCGAAGTCGGTGCCCCAGTGGTGGCGTGAGCTGCCGGGCAGGGCAGACCAGGCCAGGATGGCGCGAATCAGTTCGTTGTCATTGAGGTTGGCGGGGTTCAGGGGTCGGCCCTCTTCATCCACCAGGGGGCGCTTGCCCATCACCTTGCCGTTGAAGATGCTCAGTTGGCGGTCGAAGCTGCGCCAGCCGGAGGCACACTGAAGATCAAAGCCTGCTTCACGGGCTGCGTCCTGCATCTGCCTGAAGGCCACCGCGGTGCGGCACTCCAGCAGTTGGTCTTCCACTTCCATCAGGTGGTTCTGTTCTAGTCCCATGAGTTGGGGTTGGGTCAGCACAATAGCTTCTCCATAATCGCTTCGTAGCAGTCTGCCAGAATCTCCAGATCGCGAATGCTGACGCACTCGTTCACCTTGTGGATGGTGGCGTTGATTGGGCCCAGTTCCAGCACCTCTGCACCGGTGGGGGCAATAAAGCGTCCATCGGAGGTGCCGCCACTGGTTTGAGGATCGGTGTCGTAACCGGTGACCTCGCGTATCGCCTCACAGGTCGCTTCCAGCAGTTTACCGTGATCCGTCAGGAAGGGGGAACCATTGTGTACCCAGTCGATGCGGTAATCCAGGCCGTACTTGTCGAACAGGTTGTGCACCCGGTTCTTCAGATCGGCGGCGTGGGTCTCGGTGCAGTAGCGGAAGTTGAACTGCACATGCAGTTCGCCGGGAATCACGTTGGGGGCACCGGTGCCTGCATCGATGTTGGCGATCTGGAAGCTGGTGGGGGGAAAGAACTCGTTGCCATCGTCCCATTTCACCGAGGCAAGCTCCGCCAGGGCCGGTGCGGTCTTGTGGACCGGGTTGTCCGCCAGTTGCGGGTAGGCGACGTGCCCCTGAATGCCCTTAACGTAGAGATCGCCGGTCAGGCTGCCACGGCGGCCATTTTTGATGACGTCGCCCAGCTTGGCCGAGCTTGAGGGTTCACCGACGATGCACCACTTAATCTTCTCATTACGGGCTTCCAGAGTGTCGATCACCCGGGTGGTGCCGTTGATGAAAGGGCCCTCTTCATCGGAGGTGATGAGGTAGGCGATGGAGCCTTTGTGCTCTGGGTGCTTGGTGACAAAGCGCTTGGTGGCCACCAGCATGGCGGCCAGGCTGCCCTTCATGTCGGCGGCGCCACGGGCGTGGAGAATGCCGTCGATGATGGTGGGGGTGAAGGGCGGGGTGTGCCAGTCGTCCAGCTTGCCGGCAGGCACCACATCGGTGTGGCCCGCAAAGCAGAACAGAGGCCCTTCACTGTTGCGTCTGGCCCACATGTTGGTGGTGTCTTCGAAAATCATCGGCTCGATGTCGAAACCCAGCTTGGCCAGGTATTCCGCCATCATCGGCTGACAGCCGGCGTCTTCTGGGGTGACCGATTCTCTCGACAGCAGGTCGATGGCCAGTTGCAGTACTTCCGATTGTTGAGTCTCAGCCATTGGCAGTCACCAGGGCGTCGTAGTCGGCAGACTTATAGCCTACCTGAACTGTGTCGCCGTTGACCAATACCGGCCGCTTGACCAGGGTGGGGTTGTCCAACATCAGCGCCTTGGCCTTGTCTCTGTCCACATCGATTTTCTGCTCATCACTCAGCTGGCGCCAGCTGGTGGAGCGGGTGTTCAGCAGAGTTTTCCACTCTACCTTCTCGAGCCAGGCTTCCAGGGTGGCGTCATCCAGACCGGCTTCACGAAAGTCGTGAAACTGGTAGGGGGTGTTGCTGTTGTCCAGATGTTTGCGTGCCTTCTTTACGGTGTCGCATTTATTGGGAGAAATACCGTACATTATTAGGGTTGGCTTGTTTGAGGTGTTCATCACTATCAGCCTAGTTCTATCTTAGTTGGTCCCAAGCATACCAGAGGATGCCAGGATGAGCAGTAATACCAAGATTATACAGGCATATTCCTACCTGAGGTTCAGTACTCCCCGGCAGATGAGGGGGGATAGCTACCGTCGGCAGATCGGATTGGCTCAGGAGTATGCTGAGCGCCATGGGTTGGAATTACAGGAGTCAGCTGTTGCTGACTTGGGTGTAAGTGCTTTCAGGGGCGCTAACCGGGTTGGAGCACTTGGTCAATTCCTCGATATGGTGAAATCGGGAGCGGTTCCGCAGGGCTCTTATCTACTCGTAGAGTCTCACGATCGTTTGAGTCGGGAGCAGGTAGAGCGAGCATTGGCACAGTTTCTAGAGATCGTGAATCAGGGTGTAGTCATTGTGACCTTATCGGATGAGCAGGTTTACCGGGCAGGTGAACTCGACATGCTGAAGTTGATGACCACCTTGGTGTACATGAGCCGGGCCAACGAAGAGTCGGAAATGAAGAGTCGACGGGCGACGGCTGCATGGGAGTCTCAGCGGCTAAAAGCAGTAGCGGGGGCTAAGATAAAGAACTCAGCGCTACCAGGTTGGCTTAAGTGGCAGGGCAATGACATTGTACCTAAGGAGCGGGAAACTGCCGTGATTCGTCAGATGTTCGACTTAGCACTAGCAGGGGCAGGGTACGAGCAGATTGCTGCGTTTCTAAATAGTAATGGCATACCCACCTTTCGAAAGCAGAGCAAATGGCGGCCAGCAGGAGTAAGTGCTCTGTTAAAAAGCCGTGCTCTAATCGGTGAGTATCAACCTCACCAGAGGATGGATGGGGTTCGCAAGCCTATCGGGGAGCCTATACATGATTACTATCCTTCAGTGATCGACCTAGCCGATTTTCTTGAAGTCCAGAGGCTCATCGCCACCCGCAATAAGCACAGTGGGTCATATCGAAAGGGGCTGTTTAAGTACCTGTTTTCCGGAATTATCCGCTGCCAATGCGGCCAACTGCTGCGCCATCATAATAAGGGCAGTAAGGAGTCCCCCAGGCACTATCTGGTCTGTCCGATGAAGACTGCCGGGCAGTGTGATATGCCATTCCTCAGATACGATCATTTTGAGCCTCAGGTGTTAGTGACCATCAGTCACCTCCCCAGATTGTTTCAGCGACAAAATGGTAATCAAGAAGCCGTCAGGCGTGTCGTACACGAACTTGTAGAAACTCAGGAGCAGTATAAGCAACTGAGTCAAAAAGAAGTGAATGCGACGCGGTTGCTTATCGACTACCCAGATGACAAAGAGTTACGTCGGCAGTTTACTCAGATCAAGGAGGATATCGCTGCTTGTAAGCGGTCTATTGACGAGCTTGAGGCGGAGCGAGACCGATTGTTACAGTCGGAGCGAACGATAACTTTGCTAACCAACGATAATCTCAGCACTACCGAGTCGAGGCAGAAGTTCAACTCACGGCTGAAGCAGACGCTATCATCCATAAAGTTAATCATGGAGAACGGTACCATCGCCCTGAGTTTTTACGCCTCCAACCACATCTTGCTGTGTGAGCAGGTGTTCAATACAGAGTGGAAGCCAAGGCGGGGCGTTGAACTACGCGGGAGTCATGTAATGGAACTCGATGGAACAACAGTCTGCCGTACGACTCGGGAGCCACCATATATCGATGATGCCTGGGCTGAAGAGACCCCGTTCGGGGAACTTCCATCATACCCGGAGATTGAGGAGGAGGGCGTATTCAACTGGGAAACCGGGGAAGGTAGGGTTAGCCCAGCCTCCGGGGGATCAGACAAACATTAAAGGGGCCGATGGGCCCCTTTCTCCTCCGTTCCTACACCGAGTACCCGCCAGCAGGCTCTGGTGGTGTTTCTATGGTGCTGCCAGCATCACCATAGGGTGAGAGCAGTCGCAACCCTAAGATCGCGGCCTTATTATTTTTGCGGCCCTTCTTGAAGCCCCGCTCCACCAGCTTTTTGGTCATGATACTGCGGGTCATCGACCACTCCCCATCTCGGGTCGCCCATTCCTTGAACGCATCATACAGTTCATCAGTGTGAATCCACTGGCCTTCTTCGCTGGCGGCACGTTCAGTCAAGAACTGTCCCAGAAGGTCCGATTCATCCTGGTAGGAACGGATGAGCTGGGCAATACGGGGGGGAATGCTGCTCTTGATGCCCTTGCTCCTCCACTCGCTGGTGCCTCTGATGGCCCAGTTCAGGATACCTGGCAGTTCAGCTTCCAGCTTGACCGTCAACTGCGGGTCGAGTTGGCTCTTGTTGAATGAGGCTTCGAAGGGCAGGAGCAGCATCCTACGCCACATGCCATGGCTGTTATCGCGAATCACCGCTTTGTGGTTACCAACGATGACTAGAGAGAAGGTTGAACGATACTCCATCTCCGTCTTGGCATAGGGGGCCCTGGCCACAATCACATCACCGCCGGTCATGGTCTTGATTTCATTCTCATTCATCCGTGACCCTTCGGGCAGTTCGTTGGCCACAACCAGGCGGGAACCTACCAGTTTCGTTAAGGCCGCATTAGGTCCAGATGTTGGTCCGAACCTGTTCTGAAGTAGAACATCCGAGTTGATTTGGTGGGCATAGGTGCCCAGCAGATGCTGAATGACCGACATGAAGGTGCTCTTACCGTTGCAGCCATGGCCGTATAGGTAGAAGAGCAACTGTTCGTCGGTGCGACCGGTGATCCAGTAGCCAACACAACGCTGTATGAACTCCGCCAGCTGATGGTCACCACAGCAGATCTCGTTGATGAACTGCTCCCACCGTGAGCAGGTAGCATTGGCATCGTAGGCGACGGGACTGTAGCGAGTAATCAAGTGCTCACGTCGGGCAGACTCATGTTGTCCAGTACGCAGATTGACGACTCCGTTTGCAACGCCCAGCAGCATAGGGTCGGCGTTGAGTTCATCGGCACTCACAGTCAGGGAAGCCTGGGCAACATCCAGCATCGAGCTCATGCGGCTTCGGTTAAGGCATTCGTTACCGAATCGGACTACGCTCCGGGCGAATTTCTCGCGGGCATCACTCTCAGACTCTTGGGCGGAGCGGAGCTGGCGGCCACCAATGTCAACGATGCTTTCACCCACCTTGCGGGCATACTTCATCGCCTGGTTGGACTTGTCCGCTTCCCAGTGATGGCCATTGTAGATGAGGTAGCTATCCATTTCGGCGACATACCTCAGGTCATGACCGACGAGGGCTACCAGCCTGTCCGCATTGCGGCTGTCGTTGAAGTCCGTGGGCTCGAAGGTCCTGATAGGGGTGACGACAGGGTTATCCTCTATAGCCAACCCTGGCTTCACTTCCTGAACCTCCGCCTTCGTCTCTTCTGTGATAGTGAATCGGTCCACAATCTCGGTTAGCGTCAAGGGCGAATCAGAGTGCAGGTACTCATCGATGTCCTTGTGTTCCTGGGGTAGCTTCACCTGTATGAGGTCCTTCAACCCCAGAGCCGTAACGGCCTCACGGTATCCATCACCCGCATCATCGGTATCGAAGAAGGTCACCACCTCACGCTCAGCTAGGTTCTGTGTCATCCAAGTTTTTTGGTCTCGGGACAGTGTGCCGATGGTGGCGAGTACTGGACCACCCCAGTCGGCATCGACGAGACTCACCAAGTCATGCTCTCCTTCGACCACTGCCACCGGACCTTGGATCTCCAGGCTGTCTTCGCCATAGAAGCAGACACCGTTGAGCCAGGACTCCCGAGCGAGCTGCCACAGCTTCTCCTTCTTGGGGTCCTTAAAGGTGAAGCGGGAGACCTCTTCATTCCTGTCGAAGTGTGGGAAGACATAGACTCCATAGGGGAAGAGGTCCCGATAGGCGTTACCCCGTTTCTTCACCAGCCCTGAGGCCAGTATTTCATCTTCGCTGTAGCCCTGTTGGAATAGGAATCCATGCAGGTTGCCTGTGGCAAAGCCGATGCTAAGGCCCAAGATGACACTCGCAGAGTGCTGGCGGGCATCCTGTAAGGCTTTTAGCTTAGGCAAGTTACCTTCCAATTGGCTTTGGTAATACTTGGCGGTATCTGCAAACAGCATTTGGATTCGCTCAGGAGCGGCGTTGTACTGCATCCGCGGCTTCGGGGAGCACTCGGGTAGCTTTACCGGCTCAATCGTCCCCAGCTCGCCTCTGAGGAGCTTATTGGCTGCATCATACGGTGTGGAAGCGGCTCCCATAGCCACTAACAAATCGTAGACATCCCCTGAAGAACCACAGGAAGCTGAGAAGCATTCATATCGCTGGCTTTCAGGATAGAGAGTGAAACTTCCGCTATGCCCGCAGATGGGACAGCTCTCGTCTTCGAGGCGACAGTAATTACCGCCAGCCGCTTTGATTTCCAGGTCAGTCAGCAGTTGGGTGACTGCCAGGATGTCGAACCGCTCCTTTACTGCGGAGAGCCCGATCTGCTCTAGCTCCAAGTGGTTAAAGCCGGA is a genomic window of Ferrimonas sp. YFM containing:
- a CDS encoding phage/plasmid primase, P4 family → MELEQIGLSAVKERFDILAVTQLLTDLEIKAAGGNYCRLEDESCPICGHSGSFTLYPESQRYECFSASCGSSGDVYDLLVAMGAASTPYDAANKLLRGELGTIEPVKLPECSPKPRMQYNAAPERIQMLFADTAKYYQSQLEGNLPKLKALQDARQHSASVILGLSIGFATGNLHGFLFQQGYSEDEILASGLVKKRGNAYRDLFPYGVYVFPHFDRNEEVSRFTFKDPKKEKLWQLARESWLNGVCFYGEDSLEIQGPVAVVEGEHDLVSLVDADWGGPVLATIGTLSRDQKTWMTQNLAEREVVTFFDTDDAGDGYREAVTALGLKDLIQVKLPQEHKDIDEYLHSDSPLTLTEIVDRFTITEETKAEVQEVKPGLAIEDNPVVTPIRTFEPTDFNDSRNADRLVALVGHDLRYVAEMDSYLIYNGHHWEADKSNQAMKYARKVGESIVDIGGRQLRSAQESESDAREKFARSVVRFGNECLNRSRMSSMLDVAQASLTVSADELNADPMLLGVANGVVNLRTGQHESARREHLITRYSPVAYDANATCSRWEQFINEICCGDHQLAEFIQRCVGYWITGRTDEQLLFYLYGHGCNGKSTFMSVIQHLLGTYAHQINSDVLLQNRFGPTSGPNAALTKLVGSRLVVANELPEGSRMNENEIKTMTGGDVIVARAPYAKTEMEYRSTFSLVIVGNHKAVIRDNSHGMWRRMLLLPFEASFNKSQLDPQLTVKLEAELPGILNWAIRGTSEWRSKGIKSSIPPRIAQLIRSYQDESDLLGQFLTERAASEEGQWIHTDELYDAFKEWATRDGEWSMTRSIMTKKLVERGFKKGRKNNKAAILGLRLLSPYGDAGSTIETPPEPAGGYSV